aacaaaacaatcctACCTAAATCAGCACCAAATATAAAAGTCGATTAGTTTGTATAAGAATCAAACCTGTGACAAGATGGTGATCAATTTAACCACTGCACAACCAATGGATGGTGATCAGTGATCACATAACTCCCACAACAATTACGATCGTAGGTATTTAAAGCACTCACACAGACGGACACAAATGTCATGGACACACACACGTGCCACGATTCTtcgtaaacaaaacaaacatgtaGGTATGTGCAACTAACATGaaggtacatacatatgtgtagGTGAACATCACTAGCAATAAACATGGCACATAAAAATACTATCTCTATTATCTATGACTGATTTGcgtaaaaaagttattttacttttttatgatgcaataaaCTTTATGGCCTTCATTCCGATCGGCCAGTAATTCTGAAGGTATGTGATGTTTTATAAAGATGTAATTATCAATagtatttatatcaataatatttggCAAAAATCTTTCATTAAACTGGTGTTAACTTTCTATACCGTTGGCAAgcttgtaaaaaatactttgccTGTGTATAGATTACTGAAATTGAAAGTATCCTATGTTTTAATCCAGACCCCGAACCGCATATGTGCCAACTGCCAAATATCATCACGTTAagtataagaataataaaataattcagtaaTAGAAGAGTAGACAGTGTCGTTAATTCGAACAAGTGTAACAAACACGAtcattcacaattttattataagtacaaagTGTTGTTACCGAGTCCTTCTGGTGCACGAGCTGTGGGTAGTTCTTGACGAGATACCCTGCGATGTCCATGAAGTCGTAGAACACAGCCTTGTGGAGCAACCCCACGCCGGCCTCGTCGCGGCACATCACGTATTTACGACGATTGTAGTCGCTCTCCAACAACTCCTACacaaatatgataatattatattaatcagtaataattttctttgaaaatatctCCTCAGTATAAGAATAGCTGTAAGTTATAGGCCTGTTTCACGTCAGCAGAACAATTATGTGAGGGATTCGGATCTACTTTCGGACGCCAATGCAATAGTTTTGaaagatacaaatataataatgttctctaagcctatttttatttttaagtctaAATTTTAAAGACCTGATACAAAAATGATGCTATGGTATCAACTTAGTTGTGTAACagctatatttaaaacaaaaaaataacgctTTTGTAAAGCAAAACTATAGAATACTTTAAAATCCCATTACGTTTTATTCTGATATATTGCGCTACTAAGCCAGACTTGTAATGGAAGGCTCTTGCATCACATATTTACGACAGTTTCAGTTACTCTCCAAAGCTCCTGAACGGTTAAACATTCAACATCAATTCCTCTGAACAACGTTGGCTACGTTCATGCTACGAAGTTGTAGCCGCGCTACGACGTAGTTGTTTGCTACGAGATATTAGCTATGATACATAAATTGTTGAAGTTTTGGTAGAAtgcttgtttaattaaataggtaagAGCTAACAATCTATGGAATAAGTAAGTATGGCTTATTAACTTAACAATTCTTGGGATATGAATGTAGTGTATTAAAACGACCGGTAGCCTGCGTAGGCGTAGGACGGACATGACGAATTTCAGTTTTTGATGATTAGACCGTGTCTAGATAATCAATAATATTGCGTAATATGGCgtattactattatataattaacaatttatgGCTCATATTCACCAATATTTCTGATAGTTTCAACACgaactattaattaaatactgcAAAAAATTTGcggtacaaaattaaaaattcctAATGAAATACACCAATTACTTAATTTGTGTGTCAAAACCTAACACAATGTTATACAtagtttgtatataataaaaattaaatctcTCATGGCATGGTTCagctcaaaacaaatatttgtcttagTCTAACAGTGGAGCTACGTCGCTACGACTGCTACGAGCTACGAGCTTGCTACGAGCCACTATGTTTGCGTTCCACTTGTATTTGAGTTACTAGTCATGAAATATACACGTGCCGAGACTtgcttgttgttttatttatatttaaagtaatagtTTTAATGCTGACGGTCTTCTGTGGTGGATACGTGTTATGGAGAATCaattaagtagtattttttgtattgttacaaaattattaaatgaatatGTAAGAAATAATCAATACACCAATTCGTCTCTATAATGTTGCATTAAAGAAGAAGAGTAGGTCTTGGAACaatcattgtttaattttaagaaaccTGAATAATGGGGTGATGGCCggagtatattatgtatacaccCTCTCTATTCagtattatgtaggtattacCACTATGTTTCTTTTTCTAAGCCCGACAGGTATTCTCATGTTTAagtaaagatctttgacattgTGCTATTTAAAAGTTCTTCTACAAGAGTGAACGCTTTACCAGTAATACCTGGAGCTCAAGCAGAGAGCCTCTCTCGACGGCCGCGTGGAGGGCATCACACTTGGCGACGAGGTTCGGCAGGTGGCTGGAGATGGGCAGCGCCTCGGCCTCGGCCAGCAGCCGTCGGCCTTGGCCCGCGAGGACTGCTCGCTCCAGTCTGTTGGCAGCGCCCCCTCGTGCCCACTGACGGAGTTGCGCTGCTGACACTACGCCAACCGCTGGAGACACGATAGGAAAGATAAACAGGTCGTTGAACTCTGTAGGTATCATTTCGTGttcagtttgttttaaaattgcataGTGGTGACTGATAACTTGTTTTTGAATAATGAAACAGACATAGCAACTGGAAATTATTGTGTGCTGTCTTTACATCCCATTTTAAAACACCCTTACCTGCTCtgtaaaagttcgaaattaaacttatttaccttatttttaCACGAGATTGAATTGTCAATCTATTATTGAATAATAGGTCTACCTTCGTAGTGATAGACAGGCCAGATAACAGGAATTCAACAGAACGAAATAAAACTTTCAAACTACTTCATAAGACAACAGACACTAACGGACAGAAAGAACTTGCTTCTAcacttagaaaaaaatattgcctttGACAAACTGGTGCAGTAAAATGCACAGGAGAAAAGAGCTCAAGCTAATTAAAACGttatatatattaaaacgtGTTCGTTTCACTGAGCGCTTGTATGCGACTGCAGGGATTAAATACAAGTTGGAACTGCTGTACAGCTATGTATAGATAAACCCTTATATCTGTCAAATATGGTAATAACTATGTAAAATAACAGATACACATCAGAATTTAATCCCGTTTTAAGTAACtgcagttaaataaaatttaactttatgaGCTTTTTATTATGGTAATGCTCTGAAGGACTTCTTAAAgtaagtgtaataaaatactgtaGCCATTTAACATCTTAAATGGTATtctgaaaatattaaacatgttaAAAAATGTATGCCCGGCTGCTGTTAAGTTTTAGTACGTATTAAGtatactgataatatttttagataaaagtttaattacatttaggaGAGTCTACATAGCATACAGctcaaaacaaatttaaattaccTTTTACGTAAGAGAAAGAAGAATCAAAACGCACTTTTGCAGTGAAGATCTGCCGATGTTAGCGGTCAAGTAAAGCTTACGAACTAAAAGTGTGAGCGCAGTCCGACTTATCGTATACGATGTTGAGACCGCTGATTTACTGATTGCCACATTGACTTGTACAGAGTGTTCTGAACATTCATCATCCATAGAAATTGTGAAAAGAACATCttcagttttaaattttcatcagtcacttatctatactatctatactaatattataaagctgaagagtttgtttgtttgtttgaacgcgctaatctcaggaactactggtccgatttgaaaaattatttcattgttagatagtccatttatcgaggaaggctataagctatatatcatcacgctacgaccaggagcagagtaccagtaaaaaatgttacaaaaacgggaataAGAAttacccattgtctcttatgtgacgcaagcgaagttgcgcgggtcagctagtgacaaATAAAGTTTGATGATATTTACGTGCCTTAATATAGTATGTCTGGAATTTGTCAGTGTTGTGCAAacctttacttaaaatataactgcTTTGGATCCAACGAATGCATAATTACTTAAATCTGTACCTgcttataagtaattataatcaGAACCTTGTTTATTTGTCTAACTgtcattcttttttaaattattgaaccATTTTCGATAAAAGTTAGCAAAACAACAAGACTATGGCTAAAGAAAGAACTGCAATGAAACAACGAGCATAAGATTATAGTTCAAAAGTTCTAAGTAGCTTGAAGTGGTTACGTATAGAATTGAATCACCATAAATAGTAACAAGAACAGATGAATTCAATATCATAATGTTAGCAAGCGATGAAAATCGATAACCAATGAATTAGAATTATATAAACTGGCGCtcactaattaaatattaatactcgATATAAGGAGGTCAACTTGTTCGGCCAAGTCTTTATTCTATGGTTTCCTATAGTAAAGAACTTTAAGCAGGTCAAATTGTTTTCACGTACTCTTCTTAGTACATCAGACAATgatcacttatttatttattaagtcacATTTGTGCGACATAGTTCCGAAAGGTCATTGGTATATTGACTACTTAATAACGTTTCTAGAATAAAGTCCTAGAAGTTTGAAATTCTTAATCTTACATTCTGAATAGCTCGAATTCATTGATTCTTGTAAATAAAGTACCTATGGAATATCCTTCCTGAAACGGTAAGCTATAAGATCATAGGCAGTGATGTATGAACTACACtcgtttacatatttatatgaaaagaCAAATCCATATACCAAATTACCTAGTATCTGTTTAAAAGTGTATTTAACGTATAACATAAATCAACTCACCAGTTTTGTCTGCAAATCAGAAGCGATAAAGAAACACTACACTTAGTCATGTGACGAGCTTCGAAcacatatttataagtataacaGTTTATAATAACTACTTCATGATGATTGATATCGTGTATATTTTTACTTGGTTATTGCACAAGAAACATCCTGTTCATGCGGTTATTTGCGGCGTTAGATTACAAGATTTATGCGCTAACAGCCGGGTGTAAGAGCTTATCGCGACATCTGCTGACCTTACACTCTTAGGGCGAATACAAGCCTAAGAAAATCATTGGATAAATATGACTTATATTTTCTTCATATTACGTCATAAGACTTTATATGCACCTATTACGTGTAGGTATACAACTACTCGTGTACTGTTAAAATAAGAGCCAAAATCAGGAAAAAATGCCGAGCTTATTTTGATTATGTTAGTTTGGAAttctcttgtttatttattattatgtgtcatTACGAAATCCAGAACAAACATTTAAGAAAGAGTGAAGAAAGAAGCAGCTTATTTATTCGTAACCGAAAAATTAACTATATGAAAACGTTGTTTACTttttcataaatgtattttgctTAATAGCttatagttacattataatattatgcgtaCAAGAGTTTACAATCGTTATTTTgcttaatataatatcataaagtAAAGAATTTCTTAAGGGTTGGTCGACTAAAGCAATAATTTAATGAAACCATCAACAAAACAATTGAGTTACTAACGTTtaccattaatttaatttataaaatgtagttgATTAAAAACACCTCTCGCCTTCTCTTGGTCAAAAGCATGTCAAATGATTGAACTTCATAATTACATGCGACAAGTTCACGCTAACACTTCAATGTTTGCACGAATTTAGCATTACGAAACTaggttaattattataaagtgttttaaTTATGTCGCGATTGAAAAGTAGTTTTAGGTGTGAACATTCTGAGAAGACAACTTaactataaaaactattatCAGTAGCATTTTTTTAATCGTCTTAGTgaatttaaacttattaatacTCTGAActgttatgtgtgtattagaaataatgatcacttgctctaacggtaaaggatAACACCGCaccgtgatgaaaccttgcatgcctaaaaattcgTTTAATACAtctattgagggcatgcaaagtcactaacccgcacttggagagcgtggtggactcaaggcctaacccctccccttcgtttggaaggagacccgtatcctgcagtgggacagtaatgggttaaaaaaacaaaaaattaaaaccaaaaacatGCTAAAGTAAATGATATGATATAGTAGAATCATATCCTTCTTTTAAGAAGATTTTACAACCCACGTacaaaataaaagctttaaTGTCGCCTGAAACCggtaaatattcataataattgtgGGCGGTGGTGGCCGAATTTGATTCTATTAGGAGCAGTTATGAAGCGTCCGTATGTTGACACGGAGCGATCGTTATAGGTGAACAGCCGCGGGTGTCGAACCCATCCGTATTCATGTCGATGTTTAATGACCAATTTGTGCCCCACACACCGACACACATACGAACAGGCATGAATCATTATGAATTAATCAGAAGCGTGCATTGCTGAAAGCGCTTGCATTCGTTTAATTATCGTTTGTACTACGACCGTTtcctgttattattttattcattgtgTCATTACTCTGTCGCGTGGAAATATTTGTGGTAACTTTGCCCGTGTAATGTGtcatggaaaaaaaatattttaaaaagctttagttttatttattttacgcgTAAAATGCAGTTGATTATCAAATCATTACTTATTCAATTTAAGATAAATAGGAGCCCTTTTTACAAGTATTATGGACCCATGGCCAGCTTTCCTACTTAAGTGCGCGTTAGCTTAATAACAAGGAATATTGACGATGTTTTTCACACATTTGCTGACACGATACTGAGTTGACGTTTATATGATCATTTTGTCTTAACACTCGTACCTATTCATTGTGAGAAATGCAGAAACATTGAAATGAAAAACGTCCTACAGTAAAAAGCTCGAGCGTtgactgtataaaatatgtagttcaTATTGTGTTCCATTTACGCCGTTTAATCTTAGCTCAAAGggcttcataaaaaatattcagtaaataTACGAAGTGTGTGTTCACATGGCATTCCGTAATTGCAATATATGACATTTAATGCAAACTCGAGCTCACGGCATCACGCTAAGGTCGCGCCTCGCCCACGTcgttcaaattaatttatttttcttttattattcattttaacaatgttttactgTGACCCGTTAAAGATAGGATAAAGAACGGCCGTCTGGACACGTTTATTGTGGGTCGTTAGCATTTAACACGTAGGTCAAACGTTAcgtagttttataatttatcaaatgtGACAGGTTACATTTCTACTATGATAAAAGATTTctgtaaaatgatatttttttagaattcgatattttttgtaattttaactgTTTGAGCAAACCAAAGTAAAACTGAATAATCGCCTTTAAATATCCTTGCgatttaagataataattatgcaaTGTGAAAGTTTAATATGTAAGTTTTACAAACCATTAACTAGTTGTTTTGAAAATCTACTGAACAATTTTTAAATCTACGGTAAAGCCATAGAAGTCCATATATCTATTCGTGACCAATTTTAACACATGTTGGTTACATACATAACACGatttgaaactatatttttaaacaacgcCAGACAGACAAATTGCTGAAAAAAGCTTTCAGCTCTACACGGCACTTTCGTACGTTGAAATCGTGACAGGGATTGGCATTAGGGAACAAAAAAAGGGTTGTTTCCAGTTttaaaagtagaataaaatgtaatagtCGATAGGTCCCCAAAATAATTTTCGAATTCAAGCTTAATTTATCCAAATAAtgcttttataaattttgtcaTTGCTTTatacatgaatattttatacatgaGCATAAATTGTATTTGGATTGCTATCTGGGTCATTGGAGATAGAGAATAGAGaccgaaaaaaaaatttaaaggaGTGTGGCCTAAAAATAATGTAGAGTCTATTTAAGAGTAAATCATTAGAAAAAAGAGTAAATAACGCAATccgtaaacattttatattcatttatctaaaactaattttaaaacactcaaagacataaaaaagtttcgaagaaaaaaaaaatgtaatagctAGGTTTTAGGACTAATATCCAGACTGCCTGTCTAACTATTTACTAAACGTTTTATCCAGTCTGCTTCGGCGACCTCATTTTTTTCCAATATCGATTTCCAATACGAAGCGTATGTAGTTTCATACAGGCTGTATACATAGCTGGCATGTAAACCCTGTATTTTCTATTACAGTATACTGTCGTATACTCGATGTCGGGTACTGGGATTCTATATTttgtagatacatattttattagggTTCTGAAATACTAAATGGTGCGATAGGCCAAAATTCTTAGCTACAAACTTATGTATTGTTTATCCTTTTCGAAAGAAATTACGCTTTTAAGTTTTCTGATATTTGGTATCTGGTTGCTTGGTATGAAAACTAAAGTAGGCTTACTCCTTACTTGTCTTGTCTCGTTAAGGAGTTGTTAAACGTTTCCTAAATACCATTGACGATACTATCAAAATGTTATGTttgaaacattttcataatctaaataaaaaatgcggTTTGGCATCGATTCTGAAACGTGATTGTCAACTATGGGACGTATACATATTACATTATCATCGCATTTCTAACTAAAGTTACATTGTAATACAATGCACGTTTCCTAAACATGCTAACATTTAACAATAAGTATTCGTTACTAATCAAGACACGCTGTCGACCTCCATACTTTGTGCGTTAGAATAGATGTCTACTGAACACAATGTCTCAGGTTTGATTTCCCAGTGAAACACAGTGCCATAACTCTAATCCTTATTACAGTATTGCCAATAGTAGACCGGAGTTTAGGTAAGACTTACAATGTAAATGACGAAAAGTCGGTTATTTTACACATACTTTCCTTCGGGtagaaaagtatattaaaaaacacGTAATTAAGActcataatcaaaatcaaaaatatgtaaaagtaaataaattatccaCCTACCTTTAGGTGGACTGTAATGCACGTACAAGCCGTTCTTCTTAGCATTACGCTCCGTGAGCCATTTCTTTACACTTTCCATAGTTCACACAATCACCGTCACTTCATTCTTTGCGGCGACAGGTTCAATAGTCCACTAGCCGGTAAATCAGGaattgtattgaaaattaataaatactccGAGGTCGGTTTTAAACACCGCTACATTTATTGAGTTCAAGTATCGTTCTACTTTCAATACGTGACTTTTTAAAGAACATAAACTTATTATGATTTAACTACACTGTTCCTCAGTAGGTATTAGTGTGCTTATGTAGAGAATGCTTtagaaactgaaaaaaatatgaattaaggGGCTTGTTCTTTAAAATGACTCTATTAAGTGCAATATTATTTCTTCATAATCATTCTCCGTAAGTTATTGATCTGCATATCTCTATCTATCATGAGAAGAGCTCGTTTCACAACTTTTGAACTTGTAACCGACGCTAGTCAGATAACTTATCTGTTAGATAAAGTGAATGAAAGACCGAGAACGAATGAAAACAACTGCCAAAATTCTACCAACTGAACAATCCGATACATATTCACAACAGGGTGTAACCGTGCCTTAGAAGCTATAGCTTTAAATCTACGTGAAATAATGCAAGtgaaatataactttaatttaatgCACGGTGCATCAAGTAACATACATACTCAAGTCTTCATACTTTGAAAAAGTATTCATCAAATACACGAATAGTTTGTAAAAGTGAGTTCCAATCGATTGCAGTTGAGCGGTGCGATCGAAAATGTTacctatgaaatatttattcacgGCCGACTAACATCGTTTATAGTTCAAAATTACTTTGGAAACAATATCACTACTTGATATAACAACTATGGCAATGTTATATATGAATCCGCTTGATTGATAGCAAATAGCTGTGTTAAAAGAGCTACTCGTTAGTCCAATCTACGCTTACGTACGCACAACCAAGCTAACAGCTTACTCTTTTAATAGATACTTAATGGAAACGGAGATACACACATTATTGAGTAAATATGGTTCACAAATCACAGTTAATAGATACAAGTCACTACAATACACAACTCGCGAAATTTGAAACTGtgcataaaactataaatagatTGTCTTTAAAATTCCCGCTTCTAAGTTTATGATTTGATTGCGATACGCGACAAAGTTCTATGGGTACGACAGCAGGTGTGGGCTCAAGTGAACTAGACGTCGCTTCAATATGTTGTATCTAGCTGTGCAACAATGAGTACAATCTTCAACACAAGTTGCTAACATTGACGAGCAAATTGATGcgattatttgttttacttgtGGTTTATTGTATTGTCCAACGTACCTAcctattgtattttcttttaagtataGGCATAAGATATCTTGTATCttgtacaatttaataattctCTGGCTCAATTTAGACTGTTAATTAGAAATTATGTAAGATTCAGTGTTTGAAATCCACGAAATGTGCAATAAcagcaattattttattatgaatgatGAACTAGACTTTCTCCTATTTGTATTATAACCAGTTTATAGAAGTGAGTTTGTTTTGCACGATTAGATAAGGAAAACTTTAGATCGCCGTTGTACCTGATTcagcgaaaaaaataaatatataatgtgcCGATACAATAGCAGCTGACATCGTAATTAATGATCACAGCGCGACTCCTTTCATTATTTCTTAGAAAACCTTAGAAACACGTTTTAAGAAAATTGGGACAGGTGTATGTGTACTATCAATGCGTCGCATGCGGTTTCATTAGCGTTAAGCGACGGCAAACtaagttatgtattttacaaataaagatgattcctttcttttataatattatgctaacCAATAAATGAAGTCTACAgttctattattttaataaaataatgcaaaaattTTTTTGACGATACAATTATCTtttgtcataacttttaaactctcgcgttgcatgtttaatgtataatagaatacgggaattaacgcgaacacgcattttaccttaaaatgccagactgcctgggaccacggcgagtgcaacctgcgccgaaacgttaggcattttaaggtaaaatgcgtgttcgcgttaattcccgtattctattatacattaattatctTTTGGTCATAAAGACGTCTTTCCAAAATTCTCTTAATTCATTAGATAAACTCTG
This genomic stretch from Anticarsia gemmatalis isolate Benzon Research Colony breed Stoneville strain chromosome 13, ilAntGemm2 primary, whole genome shotgun sequence harbors:
- the LOC142977743 gene encoding uncharacterized protein LOC142977743 — its product is MESVKKWLTERNAKKNGLYVHYSPPKAVGVVSAAQLRQWARGGAANRLERAVLAGQGRRLLAEAEALPISSHLPNLVAKCDALHAAVERGSLLELQVLLVKRSLL